In Drosophila teissieri strain GT53w chromosome 2R, Prin_Dtei_1.1, whole genome shotgun sequence, the following proteins share a genomic window:
- the LOC122614464 gene encoding uncharacterized protein LOC122614464, with amino-acid sequence MCKLLIVCRVEFTNIKCEAVDKEFCTFEYCRLKSVNRTYKYISLKARILQLPITNAKVNGALYQRLNGYKPFLYNITLDCCKFFKNQKSNPVASFFYDTFKEFSNVNHSCPFNHDIVLDKLTAESINHRVTNILPFPEGQYMFKLNWNVSGINRMRSAGRCDAFELVLPPVLMMMKLLPLPVRCFSC; translated from the exons CAAGTTGTTGATTGTGTGTCGA GTTGAGTTTACAAATATAAAGTGCGAGGCGGTGGATAaggaattttgcacttttgaaTATTGCCGTCTAAAGTCGGTCAACCGGACATACAAGTATATTTCCTTGAAAGCCAGAATCCTGCAGTTACCGATAACCAATGCCAAG GTAAATGGTGCACTGTACCAACGACTCAATGGATACAAGCCCTTTCTGTACAATATTACATTGGATTGTTGCAAGTTCTTCAAGAATCAGAAGTCCAATCCCGTTGCTAGTTTCTTTTACGACACCTTCAAAGAATTTTCCAACGTTAATCATTCCTGTCCTTTCAAT CATGATATAGTACTGGATAAACTAACTGCAGAGTCTATAAATCACCGTGTGACTAATATTCTACCTTTTCCGGAGGGACAGTATATGTTCAAATTAAACTGGAATGTTTCTGGCATCAACCGa ATGCGCTCAGCAGGTCGCTGCGATGCCTTCGAGCTGGTGCTGCCGCCggtgctgatgatgatgaagttgCTGCCGCTCCCGGTCCGCTGCTTTAGCTGCTGA